The Artemia franciscana chromosome 18, ASM3288406v1, whole genome shotgun sequence genome includes a window with the following:
- the LOC136038916 gene encoding uncharacterized protein LOC136038916 isoform X2: protein MASFERWPMADVVSWGVDLSLYPISNKFCTDQFTPSSSYADTVQEIPAVEEPASDVSFANDKKSWPRQHIETLVALYQEQEEASKPVNSVFWSRVSASFLEDGIHYSSAQCQTKMKNLKRQYRDQKDKAGRSGAGKVVWEHFELMKGLMAPKPEGTDAITASNRGSLRTPGNFASQSSPVPEASVGSKDAEPKRANKRRCFSNAEGFQQLSNDANLRHEERLRFEQKVHQERMKVHQDKMKVKLELLEVKKEALKTVKKIFEKIE, encoded by the exons ATGG catcTTTTGAAAGATGGCCAATGGCTGATGTTGTCTCTTGGGGAGTAGATTTAAGTCTATATccgatttcaaataaattttgtacAGATCAATTTACTCCAAGTTCATCTTATGCTGACACAGTTCAAGAAATACCTGCTGTTGAAGAACCTGCTTCAGATGTATCATTTG CTAATGATAAAAAGTCTTGGCCAAGGCAGCATATTGAGACACTGGTTGCCCTTTATCAAGAGCAGGAGGAAGCATCGAAACCAGTGAATTCTGTCTTCTGGAGTAGAGTCTCTGCTTCTTTCTTAGAAGATGGAATACATTACTCTTCAGCACAATgccaaacaaaaatgaaaaacctgAAAAGGCAGTACAGGGATCAAAAAGACAAGGCAGGAAGGAGTGGAGCAGGGAAAGTAGTCTGGGagcattttgaattaatgaaagGGTTGATGGCCCCTAAGCCAGAGGGCACTGATGCAATAACTGCATCGAATAGGGGGAGTTTGAGAACCCCTGGTAACTTTGCATCACAATCAAGCCCAGTGCCAGAAGCAAGTGTAGGCAGTAAAGATGCAGAGCCTAAGAGGGCCAACAAACGGCGATGTTTTAGCAACGCAGAAGGATTTCAACAACTCAGTAATGATGCCAATTTACGGCATGAGGAACGATTACGATTTGAACAGAAAGTTCATCAAGAAAGAATGAAAGTTCATCAAgacaaaatgaaagtaaagctTGAATTActtgaagtgaaaaaagaagcattaaaaacagtgaaaaaaatatttgaaaaaattgaatag
- the LOC136038916 gene encoding uncharacterized protein LOC136038916 isoform X1 has translation MINNSKEAYQVPWEEGGIQVLFAIELSIEFVSSVQKFQMEYRHTDKTYKIICREHSNTVILEITSDLGSSFERWPMADVVSWGVDLSLYPISNKFCTDQFTPSSSYADTVQEIPAVEEPASDVSFANDKKSWPRQHIETLVALYQEQEEASKPVNSVFWSRVSASFLEDGIHYSSAQCQTKMKNLKRQYRDQKDKAGRSGAGKVVWEHFELMKGLMAPKPEGTDAITASNRGSLRTPGNFASQSSPVPEASVGSKDAEPKRANKRRCFSNAEGFQQLSNDANLRHEERLRFEQKVHQERMKVHQDKMKVKLELLEVKKEALKTVKKIFEKIE, from the exons ATGATTAATAATTCTAAGGAAGCCTATCAAGTCCCTTGGGAAGAGGGTGGGATTCAAGTTCTATTTGCAATTGAACTGTCTATTGAGTTtgtaagttcagttcagaaattTCAGATGGAATATAGGCATACTGACAAGACTTATAAAATTATATGCAGAGAGCATAGTAATACAGTTATATTGGAGATTACTTCAGATTTAGGAT catcTTTTGAAAGATGGCCAATGGCTGATGTTGTCTCTTGGGGAGTAGATTTAAGTCTATATccgatttcaaataaattttgtacAGATCAATTTACTCCAAGTTCATCTTATGCTGACACAGTTCAAGAAATACCTGCTGTTGAAGAACCTGCTTCAGATGTATCATTTG CTAATGATAAAAAGTCTTGGCCAAGGCAGCATATTGAGACACTGGTTGCCCTTTATCAAGAGCAGGAGGAAGCATCGAAACCAGTGAATTCTGTCTTCTGGAGTAGAGTCTCTGCTTCTTTCTTAGAAGATGGAATACATTACTCTTCAGCACAATgccaaacaaaaatgaaaaacctgAAAAGGCAGTACAGGGATCAAAAAGACAAGGCAGGAAGGAGTGGAGCAGGGAAAGTAGTCTGGGagcattttgaattaatgaaagGGTTGATGGCCCCTAAGCCAGAGGGCACTGATGCAATAACTGCATCGAATAGGGGGAGTTTGAGAACCCCTGGTAACTTTGCATCACAATCAAGCCCAGTGCCAGAAGCAAGTGTAGGCAGTAAAGATGCAGAGCCTAAGAGGGCCAACAAACGGCGATGTTTTAGCAACGCAGAAGGATTTCAACAACTCAGTAATGATGCCAATTTACGGCATGAGGAACGATTACGATTTGAACAGAAAGTTCATCAAGAAAGAATGAAAGTTCATCAAgacaaaatgaaagtaaagctTGAATTActtgaagtgaaaaaagaagcattaaaaacagtgaaaaaaatatttgaaaaaattgaatag
- the LOC136038917 gene encoding putative nuclease HARBI1 has translation MQDYDFKTHFRLHRSTFDLLLGKINIKLQNQTRPTSRCSPNKMLLITLWILATPESYRSVGCRFGVCKKTVFKVIRRTIDAIYEMASTTIKWPGATEAQNIISANSSTAGFPGVLGAIDGTHIPIRTPQHSSGTYINRKGFHSLQLQVVCQHNLKFTDCYVGQPGSMHDARVFRHSEICTDLQNSTLFFPEDSHLIGDAAYPLSDRLLTPYRDTGNLTRYQVRYNFKLSSTRMSVERAIGILKCRFRRLRFFDSPDLAFISKSVIAACTLHNFCIDENDLHFENSEELSSGGAATINSENNIYNSTVTARAKRDRIARLL, from the coding sequence ATGCAGGATTATGATTTTAAAACTCATTTTAGACTTCATAGAAGTACTTTCGATCTTCTCTTaggaaaaattaacataaagcTACAGAATCAGACAAGACCAACATCAAGATGCTCACCCAACAAGATGCTCCTCATAACTCTATGGATTCTGGCAACCCCAGAGTCCTACAGGTCCGTTGGATGTCGCTTCGGTGTGTGTAAGAAAACAGTGTTCAAAGTCATAAGAAGAACAATTGACGCCATTTACGAAATGGCATCAACAACAATAAAGTGGCCAGGGGCTACAGAAGCACAAAACATAATTTCTGCCAATAGTTCTACTGCTGGCTTTCCAGGGGTTCTTGGTGCTATAGATGGAACCCACATCCCAATCAGAACCCCTCAACATTCTTCGGGAACATATATCAACAGAAAGGGGTTTCACTCTCTCCAATTGCAGGTTGTGTGCCAACATAACCTGAAATTTACTGACTGTTATGTAGGGCAGCCAGGGTCCATGCATGATGCCCGTGTTTTTCGGCATTCAGAAATTTGTACTGACCTACAAAATagtactttattttttcccGAGGATAGCCATTTAATCGGCGATGCAGCGTACCCACTTTCTGACCGGTTACTAACACCATATAGAGATACGGGTAACCTAACCAGATATCAGGTTAGGTACAACTTTAAACTGTCTTCTACAAGAATGTCTGTTGAAAGGGCGATTGGAATATTAAAGTGTCGTTTTAGAAGACTTAGGTTTTTTGATTCCCCTGACCTTGCATTTATTTCCAAATCAGTAATTGCAGCATGTACCTTGCATAATTTTTGCATTGACGAGAATGATCtccattttgaaaattcagaagAGCTGAGCTCAGGCGGAGCTGCTACaattaattcagaaaataacATCTATAATTCCACAGTCACTGCCAGAGCAAAAAGGGACCGCATTGCAagacttttgtaa
- the LOC136038922 gene encoding keratin, type I cytoskeletal 10-like, with translation MFFRKVSILYILALIGCSMAGVLRSGYGSGGYGGGSFGFGGGNTGGSFGFGGSHGGGSFGFGGGHGGGSFGFGGGSSGGFGFSGGRSYGYRG, from the exons ATGTTTTTCAGAAAG GTTTCTATCCTCTATATTTTGGCCCTTATCGGGTGTTCAATGGCTGGTGTTCTCCGGTCAGGTTATGGCAGTGGAGGCTATGGAGGTGGATCATTTGGATTTGGAGGAGGCAATACTGGTGGTTCTTTTGGATTTGGAGGAAGTCATGGTGGTGGATCTTTTGGATTTGGAGGTGGCCATGGCGGTGGATCATTTGGTTTTGGAGGTGGCTCGTCCGGTGGTTTTGGATTTTCAGGAG gaaGAAGCTATGGTTATCGGGGCTGA